A stretch of the Bacillus anthracis str. Vollum genome encodes the following:
- a CDS encoding SGNH/GDSL hydrolase family protein gives MADAPKLTGEETIKQSYYKINMAIDNSNDALKTAKDSLTSPVSNARIDPKAVTKDKLGDDVDYQTTALGGAIIGDNVMWEKVAIFGPKSNMTEEFTDNNELEFGKKLLKLTVTSTSNYKQLLNPGTSEHANAGVEIPVYAKRYKKISGALNYKINKATGETLIRAGITVRYTDGTIQKSTMFNLKADGKEYADVFEQDIDNTKTISSMYLYISGGDVNDVIKISYVSFWMGKTNDNIFDKSLLLSKIGDVDSSVTIIKENNRINWFTDAKNIIQNKPMIKQGNELESSGSFLQKGIKNLNVNNIMGTPFWFEFECNSDSATPYFRFELPELMKKLHEIRQSGLKLSKVNATVELYFPYNLKHNVTYRLLSKKITGEWHFFPLKTITKNTGAQTITIQLNEDIDSVIDTLGDYLTVYVTFQSALNTQKVYLGWMDIWMDDDKQVLFSENFDGRAILPGTVVEQSLEKSLQEKINGTTVSNNPKKQLRVAMTGSSITWGKGLLDDGFVREIDYYLRDYLSNTYLHSDPSLLFKGANSIITNEKFYKRTARKMTGTESSVSFSLVGDELSIVHGLERSNKGAAIIELYVDGQLYDTFSNYNTEPYGNTVVNAIGDGTTVKFDLGRAFTYNHVVKVNGITLVGKINDAESGATFPNGHDYMIIRKYGQNPDTQETEVHHFLYLKNAPAARANIEVTMSYGENIIYTKSTIGEITESIEGALESRYGDDEISFDPANPAALSSGLDFRETDERSVKTWNFAEYKEREFMFKIKGYDPRANKTVSPYFILNFITNRMHYIMNAGIGGWTAEKLYNDNGLRNYHYLMRFDPDILFVESGTNDDWDSANQFVATKTITDVTEAALRRYPTLWLKSSKYVAVDNYTIETAALTIEEVTRNSVKINGTNTDLSSVKKGDYLIIGDYHFDEREVVTRIIDTWDIATRTATFKKPLKPQEILNIRKLSDLTGRTVMVKRIDGFISWLDKVVDGVRQYNEDVQIGLVSTGLCAFTTRLLLGYPDKIKELALQKECTFANAFDFIKRFQYNQTRVGSAFLNSANNTTSSGSNEYNLVNASGVDINVAQKLRGIRNYSIKVDGIERYGDGCYIDNAYGYYFKPATTSSNLTIDNWNNKVTTKIAADYVTTKLVFTKDIPPNGAKIEVSFSTEKWSSDDCHMGSLGGIHMYKNSLIDAMQIMICKSIG, from the coding sequence ATGGCTGATGCGCCTAAATTAACAGGTGAAGAAACAATTAAACAAAGTTATTATAAAATAAATATGGCGATTGATAACTCTAATGATGCATTAAAAACTGCAAAAGACAGCTTAACTAGTCCTGTATCAAATGCGAGGATTGATCCAAAAGCTGTTACAAAAGACAAGTTAGGTGATGATGTCGATTATCAAACAACTGCTCTTGGCGGTGCAATTATTGGCGATAATGTTATGTGGGAAAAGGTAGCAATTTTTGGTCCGAAGTCAAATATGACTGAAGAATTTACTGATAATAACGAATTAGAGTTTGGGAAAAAGCTCTTAAAATTGACTGTTACCAGTACATCAAATTACAAACAATTATTAAACCCTGGGACCTCTGAACACGCGAATGCTGGAGTTGAAATTCCTGTATATGCTAAACGATACAAAAAAATATCTGGCGCTTTAAACTATAAAATTAATAAGGCGACTGGTGAAACGTTAATTAGAGCGGGTATCACTGTAAGATATACTGATGGAACAATTCAAAAGTCTACAATGTTTAATCTAAAGGCAGACGGAAAAGAGTATGCTGATGTGTTTGAACAGGATATAGATAATACTAAAACTATTTCATCTATGTATTTGTATATCAGCGGTGGTGATGTGAATGATGTCATTAAAATTTCTTATGTCTCATTCTGGATGGGTAAAACGAATGATAATATCTTTGATAAATCGTTATTGCTATCGAAGATAGGTGATGTTGATTCATCTGTTACAATTATAAAGGAAAACAACCGAATTAATTGGTTTACAGATGCGAAAAATATTATTCAAAACAAACCAATGATTAAACAAGGGAACGAATTAGAGAGCAGCGGTTCATTTTTACAAAAAGGAATAAAAAACTTAAATGTGAACAATATAATGGGCACTCCATTTTGGTTCGAATTTGAATGTAATTCAGATTCCGCTACTCCATATTTTAGATTTGAATTGCCGGAGTTGATGAAAAAACTTCACGAAATTAGACAAAGTGGTTTGAAACTTTCAAAGGTAAATGCCACTGTGGAATTGTATTTCCCTTACAATCTAAAACATAATGTGACTTATAGACTACTTAGTAAGAAAATAACAGGAGAGTGGCACTTTTTCCCTTTGAAAACAATAACTAAAAATACTGGTGCCCAAACAATTACAATCCAATTGAATGAAGATATAGATAGTGTGATTGATACACTAGGAGACTACTTAACTGTGTACGTTACATTTCAGAGTGCGTTAAATACTCAAAAGGTTTATCTTGGTTGGATGGACATTTGGATGGATGATGATAAACAAGTTCTATTTAGCGAGAACTTTGATGGTCGTGCGATTCTTCCGGGGACAGTGGTAGAACAATCGCTTGAAAAATCATTACAAGAAAAAATAAATGGAACTACTGTGAGTAATAACCCTAAGAAGCAATTAAGAGTTGCAATGACTGGTTCATCCATTACTTGGGGGAAAGGTTTGCTTGATGATGGATTTGTTAGAGAAATTGATTACTATTTACGTGATTATTTAAGTAATACTTATCTTCATAGTGATCCATCCTTGTTATTTAAGGGAGCAAATTCTATTATCACAAATGAAAAGTTTTATAAAAGAACAGCTCGTAAAATGACTGGCACAGAATCCTCTGTGTCTTTTTCGTTAGTTGGGGATGAATTATCTATTGTACATGGGTTAGAACGAAGCAATAAGGGCGCAGCGATTATCGAACTGTATGTAGATGGTCAATTGTACGATACTTTTAGTAATTACAATACAGAGCCTTATGGAAATACAGTAGTGAATGCTATAGGTGATGGTACAACAGTTAAATTTGATTTAGGAAGAGCTTTCACTTACAACCATGTAGTGAAAGTAAATGGTATCACTTTAGTTGGTAAAATCAATGATGCAGAATCTGGAGCAACATTCCCTAATGGCCATGACTATATGATTATAAGGAAATACGGTCAAAACCCAGACACTCAAGAAACTGAAGTTCATCATTTTCTTTATTTGAAAAATGCCCCAGCAGCAAGAGCTAATATCGAAGTTACAATGAGTTATGGTGAAAATATCATTTATACAAAATCGACTATTGGCGAGATTACTGAAAGTATTGAGGGTGCATTAGAAAGTCGATATGGCGACGATGAAATTTCATTTGACCCCGCTAATCCAGCCGCATTAAGTTCTGGTTTAGATTTTAGGGAAACCGATGAAAGGTCAGTGAAAACATGGAATTTTGCAGAATATAAAGAGCGAGAATTCATGTTCAAAATAAAAGGGTATGACCCAAGAGCGAATAAAACTGTTAGTCCTTATTTCATTCTTAATTTCATTACCAATCGAATGCATTATATTATGAATGCTGGTATTGGTGGATGGACTGCTGAAAAGCTGTATAACGATAACGGACTAAGAAATTATCATTATCTGATGCGATTTGATCCAGACATTCTATTTGTAGAATCTGGTACAAACGATGATTGGGATTCAGCAAACCAATTTGTAGCTACAAAAACAATTACCGATGTAACCGAAGCTGCATTACGTCGTTATCCAACACTCTGGTTAAAATCATCTAAATATGTTGCGGTTGATAATTACACAATAGAAACAGCTGCTTTAACGATTGAAGAAGTCACTAGGAATAGTGTGAAAATCAATGGTACCAACACTGATTTAAGTAGTGTTAAAAAAGGTGATTATCTTATTATCGGTGATTACCACTTTGATGAACGCGAGGTAGTTACACGAATTATTGATACATGGGATATAGCAACAAGAACAGCTACGTTTAAAAAGCCTTTGAAGCCACAAGAAATACTGAATATAAGAAAATTAAGTGACCTAACAGGAAGAACGGTCATGGTAAAGCGTATTGACGGTTTTATTTCATGGTTAGATAAGGTTGTGGATGGGGTACGTCAATATAATGAAGATGTTCAAATTGGGCTTGTATCAACAGGATTATGTGCTTTTACAACAAGATTATTACTCGGATATCCAGATAAGATAAAAGAACTAGCATTGCAAAAGGAATGTACATTTGCAAATGCTTTTGATTTTATTAAAAGGTTTCAATACAACCAAACTAGAGTTGGATCAGCGTTTCTGAATTCAGCTAATAATACAACGTCTTCTGGATCTAATGAATATAATCTTGTTAATGCAAGTGGAGTTGATATAAACGTAGCACAGAAACTTAGGGGAATACGTAATTATAGCATTAAAGTAGATGGAATTGAGCGATATGGGGATGGTTGCTATATCGATAATGCATATGGATATTACTTTAAACCAGCAACGACTTCATCCAATTTAACCATCGACAACTGGAATAACAAAGTAACTACTAAAATAGCAGCGGATTATGTAACTACAAAATTAGTCTTTACTAAAGATATTCCACCTAATGGGGCAAAAATCGAGGTTTCATTTTCCACAGAGAAATGGAGTAGTGATGATTGTCATATGGGTTCGTTAGGTGGTATTCATATGTATAAAAATTCTTTAATTGATGCTATGCAAATTATGATTTGCAAATCTATTGGATAA